Proteins from a single region of Paramormyrops kingsleyae isolate MSU_618 chromosome 9, PKINGS_0.4, whole genome shotgun sequence:
- the trak1a gene encoding trafficking kinesin-binding protein 1 isoform X5, which translates to MQRFVEADYFELDWYYEECTDVLCAERVGQMTKTYNDIDAVTRLLEEKERDLELAARIGQSLLKKNKTLSERNESLEEQVEIIREEVSQLRHELSMKDELLQFYTSAAEESEGESITSTPLRRNDSSSSVPSYFPLDSLQKKLKELEEENIVLRSEACHLETETISYEEKEQQLVNDCVKELRDANLQITSIAEELAKKTEDASRQQEEITHLLSQIVDLQKKSKSYAIENEELNQHLAAAKDAQRQLTAELRELEDKYAECMEMLREAQEELKNLRNRALPLSTPRRFHSLGLFPMDSLAAEIEGTMRKELQMDDPETEEQKSHPRRVFETVKNVNQTVRQRSWGPSPMNIPGSNQSSVLNSARSSCRSTPRSSLYAGDVSNVVIDNRTNSIILETGSSSGGSPVDSNKKLGTPGTPGSRDLEVALRRLSLRRENYLSERRFFEEERERKLQALAERGELGSGGLTPTDSLASLGTQHSGLSLYSVYSRSYLPEKLQIVKPLEGSVTLHHWQQLAQPHLGGILDSRPGVLTKGFRPLEVDAEEEVYQFTDFEEDESADRPFVSLSTSAPTRPPCSSRPGSASSHGHNAGDPQASGERPTPGRPASPPHSTQDPTEPPATSAKASVHFPGKCMSHTSSTYTFTTCRILHPSDELTQVTPSLNTGPAAACIITSSIKSTPASTPCTPRRLSLAESFTNLRDSTKTMSTSLGLVRLLQERGISAAVYNPQSWNRADAGAVAASASTPRVLPSTPPNSPTSQTQPTLPSPPSPPFEFSAPRTPYDNFLASRPASSILKEVQADAQSRSDDESQTDVSIHNLKLVDKLRHFGVAHPDSPGAMAPAPLLTPLGGLHQHGAPFGPPVVTSAIGGLPALNAGIRRNRSYPAMVGASMAMKGPGPQSPEMLLDSQLPKQTSLK; encoded by the exons ATGCAGAGATTCGTCGAGGCGGATTACTTCGAGCTGGACTGGTACTATGAAGAGTGCACTGATG tCCTCTGTGCTGAACGTGTGGGCCAGATGACCAAGACATACAATGACATCGACGCCGTGACCCGATTGCTTGAGGAG AAAGAACGTGATCTGGAGCTGGCGGCCCGCATCGGCCAGTCTCTGCTGAAGAAGAACAAGACCCTGAGTGAGCGAAATGAATCCTTGGAGGAGCAGGTGGAGATCATCCGTGAGGAG GTATCGCAGCTGCGACACGAGCTCTCCATGAAGGACGAACTGCTACAGTTCTACACCAGCGCAGCAGAAGAGAGCGAGGGGGAATCCATCACCTCCACACC GCTACGCCGTAATGACTCGTCATCCTCTGTGCCAAGCTACTTTCCACTTGACTCGCTGCAAAAGAAGCTGAAGGAGCTCGAGGAGGAGAACATCGTGCTGCGGTCGGAG GCGTGCCACCTGGAGACGGAGACCATCTCGTACGAGGAGAAGGAGCAGCAGCTCGTGAATGACTGTGTTAAAGAGCTGC GAGATGCCAACCTCCAGATCACATCCATCGCGGAGGAGCTGGCAAAAAAGACGGAGGATGCCTCCCGCCAGCAGGAGGAGATCACGCATCTCCTGTCCCAGATCGTGGACCTGCAGAAGAAGTCCAAATCC TACGCCATCGAGAACGAGGAGCTCAACCAGCATTTGGCGGCAGCGAAGGACGCCCAGCGGCAGCTGACCGCGGAG CTGCGCGAACTGGAGGACAAGTATGCTGAGTGCATGGAGATGCTACGGGAGGCGCAGGAGGAGCTGAAGAACCTGAGGAATCGGGCGCTTCCCCTGAGCACGCCCCGGAGGTTCCACTCCCTGGGCCTCTTccccatg GACTCTCTGGCAGCGGAGATAGAGGGGACCATGAGGAAAGAGCTGCAGATGGACGACCCGGAAACGGAGGAGCAGAA ATCCCACCCTCGGCGCGTGTTCGAGACGGTGAAGAACGTCAACCAGACGGTCCGCCAGCGCTCCTGGGGCCCCTCCCCCATGAACATCCCGGGGTCCAACCAGTCGTCGGTGCTCAATTCGGCCCGGTCCAGCTGCAGGAGCACGCCGCGCTCCAGCCTGTACGCCGGTGATGTCAGCAACGTTGTCATAGACAACCGCACCAACAGCATCATCCTGGAGACGGGGTCGTCGTCGGGGGGCAG CCCCGTCGACTCCAACAAGAAGCTGGGCACCCCCGGCACACCGGGCTCGCGTGACCTGGAGGTGGCGCTACGGCGCCTGTCCCTGCGGCGAGAAAACTACCTAAGTGAGCGGCGCTTCTTCGAGGAGGAGCGGGAGCGGAAGCTGCAGGCGCTGGCGGAGCGGGGCGAGCTGGGCAGCGGCGGCCTGACGCCCACCGACAGCCTGGCCTCGCTGGGCACGCAGCACTCAGGCCTGTCGCTCTACTCCGTCTACAGCCGCTCCTACCTGCCCGAGAAGCTGCAGATCGTCAAGCCGCTGGAAG GCTCCGTGACCCTGCATCACTGGCAGCAGCTGGCACAGCCTCACCTGGGGGGCATCCTGGACTCGCGGCCGGGCGTGCTAACCAAGGGCTTCCGGCCGCTGGAGGTCGACGCAGAGGAGGAGGTCTACCAGTTCACGGACTTTGAGGAGGACGAGTCAGCTGACCGCCCTTTTGTGAGCCTCTCTACCTCAGCCCCCACGCGCCCGCCGTGTTCCTCGCGGCCTGGCTCCGCCTCCTCCCACGGGCACAACGCTGGCGACCCCCAGGCCTCAGGTGAGAGGCCCACCCCCGGGAGACCAGCTTCCCCCCCGCACAGCACCCAGGATCCTACGGAGCCACCAGCCACCAGTGCTAAGGCGTCTG TACATTTCCCCGGCAAATGCATGTCCCACACGAGCTCCACCTACACCTTCACCACCTGCCGCATCCTGCACCCCTCTGATGAGCTGACGCAGGTCACGCCCAG CCTTAACACTGGCCCTGCGGCTGCGTGCATCATTACCAGCAGTATCAAATCCACGCCGGCCTCCACACCGTGTACCCCGCGTCGGCTCAGCCTGGCAGAGTCCTTCACCAACCTGCGGGACTCCACTAAGACCATGAGTACCTCGCTTGGGCTGGTGCGCCTCCTACAGGAGAGGGGCATCTCTGCGGCTGTCTACAACCCGCAGAGCTGGAACCGGGCAGACGCTGGTGCCGTGGCCGCCTCCGCCAGTACCCCCCGCGTTCTACCTTCCACACCCCCCAACTCGCCCACCAGCCAGACTCAGCCCACCCTCCCCTCGCCCCCCTCGCCCCCCTTCGAGTTCAGCGCCCCCCGCACCCCCTATGACAATTTCCTGGCCTCGCGTCCCGCCAGCTCCATCCTGAAGGAGGTGCAAGCGGACGCTCAGAGCCGCTCGGATGACGAGAGCCAGACGGACGTCAGCATCCACAACCTGAAGCTCGTGGACAAACTTCGACACTTTGGCGTGGCCCATCCGGACAGCCCCGGGGCCATGGCCCCCGCTCCGCTGCTGACGCCACTCGGGGGGCTGCACCAGCATGGGGCCCCCTTCGGGCCACCGGTGGTAACCAGCGCCATCGGCGGCCTTCCCGCCCTCAACGCCGGCATCCGGCGCAACCGCAGCTACCCGGCCATGGTTGGGGCCAGTATGGCGATGAAGGGCCCGGGGCCACAGAGCCCCGAGATGCTGCTGGACTCCCAGCTGCCCAAACAGACCAGCCTCAAgtga
- the trak1a gene encoding trafficking kinesin-binding protein 1 isoform X1, with amino-acid sequence MVPPGLFRPCQWQGWEESFLGESESSFESKHHLPSSLNVCNSTDLPEVEIISLLEEQLPHYRLRADTIYGYDHDDWLHTPLVPPDAGLNLTTEQIEETLKYFLLCAERVGQMTKTYNDIDAVTRLLEEKERDLELAARIGQSLLKKNKTLSERNESLEEQVEIIREEVSQLRHELSMKDELLQFYTSAAEESEGESITSTPLRRNDSSSSVPSYFPLDSLQKKLKELEEENIVLRSEACHLETETISYEEKEQQLVNDCVKELRDANLQITSIAEELAKKTEDASRQQEEITHLLSQIVDLQKKSKSYAIENEELNQHLAAAKDAQRQLTAELRELEDKYAECMEMLREAQEELKNLRNRALPLSTPRRFHSLGLFPMDSLAAEIEGTMRKELQMDDPETEEQKSHPRRVFETVKNVNQTVRQRSWGPSPMNIPGSNQSSVLNSARSSCRSTPRSSLYAGDVSNVVIDNRTNSIILETGSSSGGSPVDSNKKLGTPGTPGSRDLEVALRRLSLRRENYLSERRFFEEERERKLQALAERGELGSGGLTPTDSLASLGTQHSGLSLYSVYSRSYLPEKLQIVKPLEGSVTLHHWQQLAQPHLGGILDSRPGVLTKGFRPLEVDAEEEVYQFTDFEEDESADRPFVSLSTSAPTRPPCSSRPGSASSHGHNAGDPQASGERPTPGRPASPPHSTQDPTEPPATSAKASVHFPGKCMSHTSSTYTFTTCRILHPSDELTQVTPSLNTGPAAACIITSSIKSTPASTPCTPRRLSLAESFTNLRDSTKTMSTSLGLVRLLQERGISAAVYNPQSWNRADAGAVAASASTPRVLPSTPPNSPTSQTQPTLPSPPSPPFEFSAPRTPYDNFLASRPASSILKEVQADAQSRSDDESQTDVSIHNLKLVDKLRHFGVAHPDSPGAMAPAPLLTPLGGLHQHGAPFGPPVVTSAIGGLPALNAGIRRNRSYPAMVGASMAMKGPGPQSPEMLLDSQLPKQTSLK; translated from the exons ATGGTCCCTCCTGGCCTGTTTCGCCCATGTCAGTGGCAGGGATGGGAAGAGTCATTCCTTGGCGAGTCCGAGTCAAGTTTCGAGTCAAAACATCATTTGCCTTCTAGTCTAA ACGTGTGTAACAGCACGGATCTCCCAGAGGTCGAGATCATCAGTCTGCTGGAGGAGCAGCTGCCTCACTACAGGCTGCGGGCGGACACCATCTACGGCTACGACCACGACGATTGGCTGCACACGCCGCTCGTCCCGCCGGACGCCGGCCTCAACCTCACCACCGAGCAGATCGAGGAGACCCTCAAGTACTTCC tCCTCTGTGCTGAACGTGTGGGCCAGATGACCAAGACATACAATGACATCGACGCCGTGACCCGATTGCTTGAGGAG AAAGAACGTGATCTGGAGCTGGCGGCCCGCATCGGCCAGTCTCTGCTGAAGAAGAACAAGACCCTGAGTGAGCGAAATGAATCCTTGGAGGAGCAGGTGGAGATCATCCGTGAGGAG GTATCGCAGCTGCGACACGAGCTCTCCATGAAGGACGAACTGCTACAGTTCTACACCAGCGCAGCAGAAGAGAGCGAGGGGGAATCCATCACCTCCACACC GCTACGCCGTAATGACTCGTCATCCTCTGTGCCAAGCTACTTTCCACTTGACTCGCTGCAAAAGAAGCTGAAGGAGCTCGAGGAGGAGAACATCGTGCTGCGGTCGGAG GCGTGCCACCTGGAGACGGAGACCATCTCGTACGAGGAGAAGGAGCAGCAGCTCGTGAATGACTGTGTTAAAGAGCTGC GAGATGCCAACCTCCAGATCACATCCATCGCGGAGGAGCTGGCAAAAAAGACGGAGGATGCCTCCCGCCAGCAGGAGGAGATCACGCATCTCCTGTCCCAGATCGTGGACCTGCAGAAGAAGTCCAAATCC TACGCCATCGAGAACGAGGAGCTCAACCAGCATTTGGCGGCAGCGAAGGACGCCCAGCGGCAGCTGACCGCGGAG CTGCGCGAACTGGAGGACAAGTATGCTGAGTGCATGGAGATGCTACGGGAGGCGCAGGAGGAGCTGAAGAACCTGAGGAATCGGGCGCTTCCCCTGAGCACGCCCCGGAGGTTCCACTCCCTGGGCCTCTTccccatg GACTCTCTGGCAGCGGAGATAGAGGGGACCATGAGGAAAGAGCTGCAGATGGACGACCCGGAAACGGAGGAGCAGAA ATCCCACCCTCGGCGCGTGTTCGAGACGGTGAAGAACGTCAACCAGACGGTCCGCCAGCGCTCCTGGGGCCCCTCCCCCATGAACATCCCGGGGTCCAACCAGTCGTCGGTGCTCAATTCGGCCCGGTCCAGCTGCAGGAGCACGCCGCGCTCCAGCCTGTACGCCGGTGATGTCAGCAACGTTGTCATAGACAACCGCACCAACAGCATCATCCTGGAGACGGGGTCGTCGTCGGGGGGCAG CCCCGTCGACTCCAACAAGAAGCTGGGCACCCCCGGCACACCGGGCTCGCGTGACCTGGAGGTGGCGCTACGGCGCCTGTCCCTGCGGCGAGAAAACTACCTAAGTGAGCGGCGCTTCTTCGAGGAGGAGCGGGAGCGGAAGCTGCAGGCGCTGGCGGAGCGGGGCGAGCTGGGCAGCGGCGGCCTGACGCCCACCGACAGCCTGGCCTCGCTGGGCACGCAGCACTCAGGCCTGTCGCTCTACTCCGTCTACAGCCGCTCCTACCTGCCCGAGAAGCTGCAGATCGTCAAGCCGCTGGAAG GCTCCGTGACCCTGCATCACTGGCAGCAGCTGGCACAGCCTCACCTGGGGGGCATCCTGGACTCGCGGCCGGGCGTGCTAACCAAGGGCTTCCGGCCGCTGGAGGTCGACGCAGAGGAGGAGGTCTACCAGTTCACGGACTTTGAGGAGGACGAGTCAGCTGACCGCCCTTTTGTGAGCCTCTCTACCTCAGCCCCCACGCGCCCGCCGTGTTCCTCGCGGCCTGGCTCCGCCTCCTCCCACGGGCACAACGCTGGCGACCCCCAGGCCTCAGGTGAGAGGCCCACCCCCGGGAGACCAGCTTCCCCCCCGCACAGCACCCAGGATCCTACGGAGCCACCAGCCACCAGTGCTAAGGCGTCTG TACATTTCCCCGGCAAATGCATGTCCCACACGAGCTCCACCTACACCTTCACCACCTGCCGCATCCTGCACCCCTCTGATGAGCTGACGCAGGTCACGCCCAG CCTTAACACTGGCCCTGCGGCTGCGTGCATCATTACCAGCAGTATCAAATCCACGCCGGCCTCCACACCGTGTACCCCGCGTCGGCTCAGCCTGGCAGAGTCCTTCACCAACCTGCGGGACTCCACTAAGACCATGAGTACCTCGCTTGGGCTGGTGCGCCTCCTACAGGAGAGGGGCATCTCTGCGGCTGTCTACAACCCGCAGAGCTGGAACCGGGCAGACGCTGGTGCCGTGGCCGCCTCCGCCAGTACCCCCCGCGTTCTACCTTCCACACCCCCCAACTCGCCCACCAGCCAGACTCAGCCCACCCTCCCCTCGCCCCCCTCGCCCCCCTTCGAGTTCAGCGCCCCCCGCACCCCCTATGACAATTTCCTGGCCTCGCGTCCCGCCAGCTCCATCCTGAAGGAGGTGCAAGCGGACGCTCAGAGCCGCTCGGATGACGAGAGCCAGACGGACGTCAGCATCCACAACCTGAAGCTCGTGGACAAACTTCGACACTTTGGCGTGGCCCATCCGGACAGCCCCGGGGCCATGGCCCCCGCTCCGCTGCTGACGCCACTCGGGGGGCTGCACCAGCATGGGGCCCCCTTCGGGCCACCGGTGGTAACCAGCGCCATCGGCGGCCTTCCCGCCCTCAACGCCGGCATCCGGCGCAACCGCAGCTACCCGGCCATGGTTGGGGCCAGTATGGCGATGAAGGGCCCGGGGCCACAGAGCCCCGAGATGCTGCTGGACTCCCAGCTGCCCAAACAGACCAGCCTCAAgtga
- the trak1a gene encoding trafficking kinesin-binding protein 1 isoform X6, with the protein MTKTYNDIDAVTRLLEEKERDLELAARIGQSLLKKNKTLSERNESLEEQVEIIREEVSQLRHELSMKDELLQFYTSAAEESEGESITSTPLRRNDSSSSVPSYFPLDSLQKKLKELEEENIVLRSEACHLETETISYEEKEQQLVNDCVKELRDANLQITSIAEELAKKTEDASRQQEEITHLLSQIVDLQKKSKSYAIENEELNQHLAAAKDAQRQLTAELRELEDKYAECMEMLREAQEELKNLRNRALPLSTPRRFHSLGLFPMDSLAAEIEGTMRKELQMDDPETEEQKSHPRRVFETVKNVNQTVRQRSWGPSPMNIPGSNQSSVLNSARSSCRSTPRSSLYAGDVSNVVIDNRTNSIILETGSSSGGSPVDSNKKLGTPGTPGSRDLEVALRRLSLRRENYLSERRFFEEERERKLQALAERGELGSGGLTPTDSLASLGTQHSGLSLYSVYSRSYLPEKLQIVKPLEGSVTLHHWQQLAQPHLGGILDSRPGVLTKGFRPLEVDAEEEVYQFTDFEEDESADRPFVSLSTSAPTRPPCSSRPGSASSHGHNAGDPQASGERPTPGRPASPPHSTQDPTEPPATSAKASVHFPGKCMSHTSSTYTFTTCRILHPSDELTQVTPSLNTGPAAACIITSSIKSTPASTPCTPRRLSLAESFTNLRDSTKTMSTSLGLVRLLQERGISAAVYNPQSWNRADAGAVAASASTPRVLPSTPPNSPTSQTQPTLPSPPSPPFEFSAPRTPYDNFLASRPASSILKEVQADAQSRSDDESQTDVSIHNLKLVDKLRHFGVAHPDSPGAMAPAPLLTPLGGLHQHGAPFGPPVVTSAIGGLPALNAGIRRNRSYPAMVGASMAMKGPGPQSPEMLLDSQLPKQTSLK; encoded by the exons ATGACCAAGACATACAATGACATCGACGCCGTGACCCGATTGCTTGAGGAG AAAGAACGTGATCTGGAGCTGGCGGCCCGCATCGGCCAGTCTCTGCTGAAGAAGAACAAGACCCTGAGTGAGCGAAATGAATCCTTGGAGGAGCAGGTGGAGATCATCCGTGAGGAG GTATCGCAGCTGCGACACGAGCTCTCCATGAAGGACGAACTGCTACAGTTCTACACCAGCGCAGCAGAAGAGAGCGAGGGGGAATCCATCACCTCCACACC GCTACGCCGTAATGACTCGTCATCCTCTGTGCCAAGCTACTTTCCACTTGACTCGCTGCAAAAGAAGCTGAAGGAGCTCGAGGAGGAGAACATCGTGCTGCGGTCGGAG GCGTGCCACCTGGAGACGGAGACCATCTCGTACGAGGAGAAGGAGCAGCAGCTCGTGAATGACTGTGTTAAAGAGCTGC GAGATGCCAACCTCCAGATCACATCCATCGCGGAGGAGCTGGCAAAAAAGACGGAGGATGCCTCCCGCCAGCAGGAGGAGATCACGCATCTCCTGTCCCAGATCGTGGACCTGCAGAAGAAGTCCAAATCC TACGCCATCGAGAACGAGGAGCTCAACCAGCATTTGGCGGCAGCGAAGGACGCCCAGCGGCAGCTGACCGCGGAG CTGCGCGAACTGGAGGACAAGTATGCTGAGTGCATGGAGATGCTACGGGAGGCGCAGGAGGAGCTGAAGAACCTGAGGAATCGGGCGCTTCCCCTGAGCACGCCCCGGAGGTTCCACTCCCTGGGCCTCTTccccatg GACTCTCTGGCAGCGGAGATAGAGGGGACCATGAGGAAAGAGCTGCAGATGGACGACCCGGAAACGGAGGAGCAGAA ATCCCACCCTCGGCGCGTGTTCGAGACGGTGAAGAACGTCAACCAGACGGTCCGCCAGCGCTCCTGGGGCCCCTCCCCCATGAACATCCCGGGGTCCAACCAGTCGTCGGTGCTCAATTCGGCCCGGTCCAGCTGCAGGAGCACGCCGCGCTCCAGCCTGTACGCCGGTGATGTCAGCAACGTTGTCATAGACAACCGCACCAACAGCATCATCCTGGAGACGGGGTCGTCGTCGGGGGGCAG CCCCGTCGACTCCAACAAGAAGCTGGGCACCCCCGGCACACCGGGCTCGCGTGACCTGGAGGTGGCGCTACGGCGCCTGTCCCTGCGGCGAGAAAACTACCTAAGTGAGCGGCGCTTCTTCGAGGAGGAGCGGGAGCGGAAGCTGCAGGCGCTGGCGGAGCGGGGCGAGCTGGGCAGCGGCGGCCTGACGCCCACCGACAGCCTGGCCTCGCTGGGCACGCAGCACTCAGGCCTGTCGCTCTACTCCGTCTACAGCCGCTCCTACCTGCCCGAGAAGCTGCAGATCGTCAAGCCGCTGGAAG GCTCCGTGACCCTGCATCACTGGCAGCAGCTGGCACAGCCTCACCTGGGGGGCATCCTGGACTCGCGGCCGGGCGTGCTAACCAAGGGCTTCCGGCCGCTGGAGGTCGACGCAGAGGAGGAGGTCTACCAGTTCACGGACTTTGAGGAGGACGAGTCAGCTGACCGCCCTTTTGTGAGCCTCTCTACCTCAGCCCCCACGCGCCCGCCGTGTTCCTCGCGGCCTGGCTCCGCCTCCTCCCACGGGCACAACGCTGGCGACCCCCAGGCCTCAGGTGAGAGGCCCACCCCCGGGAGACCAGCTTCCCCCCCGCACAGCACCCAGGATCCTACGGAGCCACCAGCCACCAGTGCTAAGGCGTCTG TACATTTCCCCGGCAAATGCATGTCCCACACGAGCTCCACCTACACCTTCACCACCTGCCGCATCCTGCACCCCTCTGATGAGCTGACGCAGGTCACGCCCAG CCTTAACACTGGCCCTGCGGCTGCGTGCATCATTACCAGCAGTATCAAATCCACGCCGGCCTCCACACCGTGTACCCCGCGTCGGCTCAGCCTGGCAGAGTCCTTCACCAACCTGCGGGACTCCACTAAGACCATGAGTACCTCGCTTGGGCTGGTGCGCCTCCTACAGGAGAGGGGCATCTCTGCGGCTGTCTACAACCCGCAGAGCTGGAACCGGGCAGACGCTGGTGCCGTGGCCGCCTCCGCCAGTACCCCCCGCGTTCTACCTTCCACACCCCCCAACTCGCCCACCAGCCAGACTCAGCCCACCCTCCCCTCGCCCCCCTCGCCCCCCTTCGAGTTCAGCGCCCCCCGCACCCCCTATGACAATTTCCTGGCCTCGCGTCCCGCCAGCTCCATCCTGAAGGAGGTGCAAGCGGACGCTCAGAGCCGCTCGGATGACGAGAGCCAGACGGACGTCAGCATCCACAACCTGAAGCTCGTGGACAAACTTCGACACTTTGGCGTGGCCCATCCGGACAGCCCCGGGGCCATGGCCCCCGCTCCGCTGCTGACGCCACTCGGGGGGCTGCACCAGCATGGGGCCCCCTTCGGGCCACCGGTGGTAACCAGCGCCATCGGCGGCCTTCCCGCCCTCAACGCCGGCATCCGGCGCAACCGCAGCTACCCGGCCATGGTTGGGGCCAGTATGGCGATGAAGGGCCCGGGGCCACAGAGCCCCGAGATGCTGCTGGACTCCCAGCTGCCCAAACAGACCAGCCTCAAgtga